A single region of the Thermoanaerobaculia bacterium genome encodes:
- a CDS encoding YqgE/AlgH family protein — MPSPSALVPPLLLLAMPQVADPFFRKSVILLLAHEDEGSFGFIVNRRTELKVAEILTDLKLPWGGDVDELAQFGGPVQPQVGTVLYSGAGDELPPLEAATEVYPGIHLTQHIGELATLAGRPPYRFRLFLGYAGWGNGQLVSEILRNDWLVAPVDPDLVFGDTTEAVWEAAVASVGVDPSTLPAWTANEPESPAN, encoded by the coding sequence GTGCCGTCGCCGTCCGCTCTTGTCCCGCCGCTGCTGCTCCTCGCCATGCCCCAGGTGGCCGATCCGTTCTTCCGCAAGAGCGTCATCCTGCTGCTCGCCCATGAGGACGAAGGGAGCTTCGGCTTCATCGTCAATCGCCGGACCGAGCTCAAGGTGGCCGAGATCCTCACCGACTTGAAGCTCCCCTGGGGAGGGGACGTCGACGAGCTGGCGCAGTTCGGCGGGCCGGTGCAGCCGCAGGTGGGCACCGTCCTCTACTCCGGCGCGGGAGACGAACTGCCGCCCCTCGAGGCGGCGACCGAGGTCTATCCGGGCATCCACCTGACGCAGCACATCGGCGAGCTCGCGACGCTCGCCGGACGGCCGCCCTACCGCTTCCGCCTCTTTCTGGGTTATGCCGGCTGGGGCAACGGACAGCTGGTGAGCGAGATCCTGCGCAACGACTGGCTGGTCGCGCCGGTCGATCCCGACCTCGTCTTCGGCGACACGACGGAGGCGGTCTGGGAGGCGGCGGTCGCCTCGGTCGGGGTCGACCCTTCGACGCTGCCGGCCTGGACCGCAAACGAACCGGAGAGCCCGGCGAACTGA
- a CDS encoding zf-TFIIB domain-containing protein, whose translation MRCGSCCKQFDAGELAPGERFHCLCGALLEVPASAPQEAPVVRCAACGAPRAAGAVNCTFCAAPFALGEGARNTICPVCASRIGDRQRFCHACGSEIAPEGVVGERTEFSCPSCRPARPLSSRRIPDAATALAMLECGSCAGIWLGHTTFESLQQRARREVVAESLARPQAPVSAVPPGAARTAAPVAYRPCPVCQKLMIRRNFAGASGIVIDVCGTDGLWFDAAELDGVLAWIRAGGLGRSEARLAEERREAERRAARAKKELQDLEVEQSPERHWLDMLGSLVDFVLGAGRLR comes from the coding sequence AAGCAGTTCGACGCCGGCGAGCTCGCGCCGGGGGAACGCTTTCATTGCCTGTGTGGCGCCCTGCTCGAAGTGCCCGCGAGCGCGCCGCAGGAGGCGCCGGTCGTGCGCTGCGCCGCGTGCGGCGCGCCCCGGGCGGCCGGCGCGGTGAACTGCACCTTCTGCGCCGCGCCGTTTGCCCTCGGGGAGGGGGCGCGCAACACGATCTGTCCGGTCTGCGCTTCGCGGATCGGCGACCGCCAGCGTTTCTGCCACGCCTGCGGCAGCGAGATCGCGCCCGAGGGGGTGGTCGGAGAGCGTACCGAGTTCTCCTGCCCCTCCTGCAGGCCGGCGCGCCCGCTCTCCAGCCGGCGGATCCCGGACGCCGCCACCGCCCTGGCGATGCTCGAATGCGGCAGCTGCGCCGGCATCTGGCTCGGGCACACGACCTTCGAATCGCTGCAACAGCGCGCCCGGCGTGAAGTCGTCGCGGAATCGCTCGCCCGGCCTCAGGCACCGGTCAGCGCGGTGCCGCCGGGCGCGGCGCGCACGGCGGCGCCGGTCGCCTACCGCCCCTGTCCAGTCTGCCAAAAGCTCATGATCCGGCGGAACTTCGCCGGCGCCTCCGGCATCGTGATCGACGTCTGCGGCACGGACGGGCTCTGGTTCGATGCCGCGGAGCTCGACGGCGTCCTCGCCTGGATCCGGGCCGGGGGCCTCGGAAGGAGCGAAGCACGCCTCGCCGAGGAACGTCGCGAGGCCGAGCGGCGCGCGGCGAGGGCGAAGAAGGAGCTCCAGGACCTGGAGGTGGAACAGAGTCCGGAGAGGCACTGGCTCGACATGCTCGGCAGCCTCGTCGATTTCGTGCTCGGCGCCGGGCGTCTGCGCTGA